CTCTCGAAAATCTCGCCTCGGTCCTCCAACAGAGGATCATCGAGGAAGAAACAGAATCGGACTGGCAGAATCATGTTTCTTCCGTACTTGATTCCATAGCGTCGTGCCATGTCGTCGAAGAAGAAATAGAAGTTGTAATGAACTGGAAAACCGAACACTGGATGAAATACTTCCAGGGGAAAGGTCGCCGATACTTTACAAAATGGCTCACGAGGGTCGAGGTATATCGGGAAATAATCGAACCCGTACTTGTAAGCATGGATCTTCCACGTGATCTTATCTTCCTTGCTGTGATCGAGAGCGGCCTTAACCTCAATGCACGATCGAATGTCAATGCCACAGGACCATGGCAGTTTATGGCCGGCACCGGCCGACTCTTCGGACTCAGGATCAACTGGTGGATCGATGAAAGAAAAGACATTGTAGCTTCCACTTATGCAGCGGGAAACTATCTTAACCACCTGCACAACCTGTTTGGCAACTGGCAACTGGCTCTGGCTGGCTACAATTCCGGAGAATACCGTGTGGCGCGTGCGATCTCCACACAAAAAACTGACGACTACTGGAAATTGCGGCTTCCCAATCAGACGAAATGGTTTGTTCCAAAATTCATGGCCGCCCTGACCATTGGGCGTGACCCATCAGCTTATGGATTCGAGATACCCGAAACCAAACCATTCCAATTTGATGTTATCACGATAGACAAATCCACAGACCTGCGAATAATAGCAAAATCTTCAGAATCCACCCTTACAGGTATAAAAAAGTTGAACCCTGCATTGAAACGATGGGCAACTCCTCCCGGAATGGTCATAGAACTCAAAGTACCGTATGGAACCGGGAATAAGGTCATCGAAGCGCTTTCCAGGATCCCGGCCGAGGAAAGAGTATCATGGCTGCGCCATTCAATCAGAAAAGGAGAGACCATTTCGGTGATTGCCCGGAAATATGAGATCTCTCAATCCGAGTTAAAGAGAATCAATGGAATAAAAAACGTTCACAGGATCAGGATAGGCCAGACCCTAATGATCCCGACCCGGGATAACGGTGATAAAACAACAGCGCTGAGCAACCCATCCTACAGGAAACCACCTTCCAAACTCCCCAAAAAGATCAATATAAAAAAATACAAACCTCCGGCAGGACATACAAAGATGGTTTACACTGTGAGGAAGAAAGACACTCTAAGTGAGATCGCCGAAAGATTCGGGGTTGGCCTCAGCAAGCTCCGAAGATGGAATAATCTTAGATATAAGTCTATGATCCATCCAGGAAAAAACCTTGTCATCTACCTTCCGCCAGGCTCTGGTGTTGAATATGGCGAAGGGCTTTCGAGCGATTCTGGATCAGTGGCTGAGGGAAAAAAGAAACATGTTCACATCGTCCTGAGGGGCGAGACGCTGAC
This Candidatus Latescibacterota bacterium DNA region includes the following protein-coding sequences:
- a CDS encoding LysM peptidoglycan-binding domain-containing protein; the encoded protein is MKIHVSFLLSLIFVLIVSGCFRSSKNTAIEYGNNDFHDEQLYALYPQLLDLQEKLDEASAYYYLGDISTSLQLSSILLVDIIEMKTTSPAPYVCGHLDSLENLASVLQQRIIEEETESDWQNHVSSVLDSIASCHVVEEEIEVVMNWKTEHWMKYFQGKGRRYFTKWLTRVEVYREIIEPVLVSMDLPRDLIFLAVIESGLNLNARSNVNATGPWQFMAGTGRLFGLRINWWIDERKDIVASTYAAGNYLNHLHNLFGNWQLALAGYNSGEYRVARAISTQKTDDYWKLRLPNQTKWFVPKFMAALTIGRDPSAYGFEIPETKPFQFDVITIDKSTDLRIIAKSSESTLTGIKKLNPALKRWATPPGMVIELKVPYGTGNKVIEALSRIPAEERVSWLRHSIRKGETISVIARKYEISQSELKRINGIKNVHRIRIGQTLMIPTRDNGDKTTALSNPSYRKPPSKLPKKINIKKYKPPAGHTKMVYTVRKKDTLSEIAERFGVGLSKLRRWNNLRYKSMIHPGKNLVIYLPPGSGVEYGEGLSSDSGSVAEGKKKHVHIVLRGETLTSICRKYQTRMSDVLAWNRKMNKNRLFPGDRITLWLESN